In a genomic window of Deinococcus aquiradiocola:
- a CDS encoding sugar ABC transporter permease produces MTTDTHDTTQVYVHREPSALRRAVPWLVLAAIVAGLGYLGFVLWQSMQGRAPSFTIYTVKGGWIRFLLFLLAACGVLALTSLIGQRYGQRRTGRTINYWQVLGDQLTHLFLILVVLVAVYPLLYVLLAAFDPKNSLFAFPDFSNPNIFYKTGLLPKLSGLTWENFGKLFDGVTIPGWQVALAVLVGASLGALLVLTLMARARGSDQGLERPRTIATRVLVVALAVLAVFMTPAQFQGQGNESKFLLSVRNTLLVSGLTGVLAILLSTTAGYAMARLRFPGRFQTLLFFIFVQMFPVFLALVAIYALLFNLGLINSFTGLILAYSGGAIAFNTWIYKGYVESLPESLEEAAMVDGATRWTAFTRVVLPLSGSMLVFIFLNQFIGTYAEFILANVLLTGVEKWTVGVMLRSFTAGQFSTKWGVFAAAATLGALPIIALFYGFQKYFTGGTVAGGVKE; encoded by the coding sequence ATGACCACCGACACCCACGACACCACGCAGGTGTACGTCCACCGGGAACCCAGCGCCCTGCGCCGCGCCGTCCCGTGGCTGGTGCTGGCCGCCATCGTGGCGGGCCTCGGGTACCTGGGCTTCGTGCTGTGGCAGAGCATGCAGGGCCGCGCGCCGAGCTTCACCATCTACACCGTCAAGGGCGGCTGGATCCGCTTCCTGCTGTTCCTGCTCGCCGCGTGCGGCGTCCTCGCCCTCACCAGCCTGATCGGGCAGCGGTACGGGCAGCGGCGCACGGGCCGCACCATCAACTACTGGCAGGTGCTCGGCGACCAGCTCACGCACCTGTTCCTGATCCTGGTGGTGCTCGTCGCCGTGTACCCGCTGCTGTACGTGCTGCTGGCCGCCTTCGACCCCAAGAACAGCCTGTTCGCCTTCCCGGACTTCTCGAACCCCAACATCTTCTACAAGACGGGCCTGCTGCCCAAACTCAGCGGCCTGACCTGGGAGAACTTCGGGAAGCTCTTCGACGGCGTCACCATCCCCGGCTGGCAGGTCGCGCTGGCCGTGCTGGTCGGCGCGTCCCTCGGCGCGCTCCTCGTGCTGACCCTCATGGCCCGCGCGCGCGGCAGCGACCAGGGCCTCGAACGCCCCCGCACCATCGCCACGCGCGTCCTCGTGGTCGCCCTGGCGGTCCTCGCGGTGTTCATGACGCCCGCGCAGTTCCAGGGGCAGGGCAACGAGAGCAAGTTCCTGCTGTCCGTCCGCAACACGCTCCTCGTGTCGGGCCTCACGGGCGTCCTCGCCATCCTGCTGTCCACCACCGCCGGGTACGCCATGGCGCGCCTGCGCTTCCCGGGCCGCTTCCAGACGCTGCTGTTCTTCATCTTCGTGCAGATGTTCCCGGTGTTCCTGGCGCTCGTCGCCATCTACGCGCTGCTCTTCAACCTCGGGCTCATCAACAGCTTCACGGGCCTGATCCTCGCGTACTCCGGCGGCGCCATCGCCTTCAACACCTGGATCTACAAAGGCTACGTCGAGAGCCTCCCCGAGAGCCTCGAAGAGGCCGCGATGGTGGACGGCGCGACCCGCTGGACGGCCTTCACGCGCGTCGTGCTGCCCCTGTCCGGCAGCATGCTGGTGTTCATCTTCCTGAACCAGTTCATCGGCACGTACGCCGAATTCATCCTCGCGAACGTCCTGCTGACCGGCGTGGAGAAATGGACGGTGGGCGTCATGCTGCGCTCCTTCACCGCCGGACAGTTCAGCACCAAGTGGGGCGTGTTCGCCGCCGCCGCGACACTCGGCGCCCTGCCGATCATCGCGCTGTTCTACGGCTTCCAGAAGTACTTCACGGGCGGCACCGTCGCCGGCGGCGTGAAGGAATAA
- a CDS encoding helix-turn-helix transcriptional regulator: MTVSVPPASPQALGAPLQGTKARLLELVKRHGSPTVQALAQDLDISVPAARKHLCDLQEAGLIDARTEKPGGRGRPQHVYVLSDRGESTFPKSYASLCSDVLAHVQKLFGEGAVMQVLSERQADLYARLAPAITGTLSERLHTLAQKLQEAGYAAEISQEDGVWYLKERNCPALKVARDYGELCESELRLYRDLLGVPVVRETRIACGAAECRYRVG, translated from the coding sequence GTGACCGTCTCCGTGCCCCCCGCGTCACCGCAGGCCCTCGGCGCCCCCCTGCAGGGCACCAAGGCACGCCTGCTGGAACTCGTCAAACGGCACGGCTCGCCGACCGTGCAGGCCCTCGCGCAGGACCTCGACATCAGCGTCCCCGCCGCACGCAAGCACCTCTGCGACCTGCAGGAAGCGGGCCTGATCGACGCCCGTACCGAGAAGCCCGGCGGGCGCGGTCGCCCGCAGCACGTGTACGTCCTGTCCGACCGGGGCGAGAGCACCTTCCCGAAATCCTACGCGAGCCTGTGCAGCGACGTGCTCGCCCACGTCCAGAAGCTCTTCGGTGAGGGGGCCGTCATGCAGGTCCTGTCCGAACGGCAGGCGGACCTGTACGCGCGCCTCGCGCCCGCCATCACCGGCACGCTCAGCGAACGCCTCCACACCCTCGCCCAGAAACTCCAGGAGGCCGGGTACGCCGCCGAGATCAGCCAGGAGGACGGCGTGTGGTACCTCAAGGAACGCAACTGCCCGGCCCTGAAGGTCGCGCGCGACTACGGAGAGCTGTGCGAGTCCGAACTGCGGCTGTACCGTGACCTGCTGGGCGTCCCGGTCGTCCGCGAGACGCGCATCGCGTGCGGGGCGGCCGAGTGCCGCTACCGCGTGGGCTGA
- a CDS encoding threonine aldolase family protein — translation MTGPRIDLRSDTVTTPTERMRRAMHEAVVGDDVYAEDPTVSELQREAADLLGFEAGLFMPSGTMTNQVAIAVHTQRGQEVICPEGSHIYEWELGMMATFSGVVPRFVPAPRGVPDPDDVRRAIRRSIHQSPSGMISLEDTHNKAGGTVLPLEVLAGVRDVAEQEGLPLHLDGARMMNAAAAQGVRPSDIARHFHSVSLCLSKGLGAPVGSVLLGSRDFIGAAHRYRKMMGGGMRQAGILAAAGLIALREGPALLQEDHRRARELAVTLKEAGYDVDLETVQTNMIYATLPDAQTRVNAWAARGLLASALDHDRVRFVLHHQITDDLLAHAQDIIRS, via the coding sequence ATGACCGGCCCCCGCATCGACCTGAGGAGCGACACCGTCACCACCCCCACCGAACGCATGCGCCGCGCCATGCACGAAGCGGTCGTCGGGGACGACGTGTACGCCGAAGACCCCACCGTCAGCGAACTGCAGCGGGAAGCGGCCGACCTCCTCGGCTTCGAGGCGGGCCTCTTCATGCCGTCCGGCACCATGACCAATCAGGTCGCCATCGCCGTCCACACGCAACGCGGCCAGGAAGTCATCTGCCCGGAAGGCTCCCACATCTACGAGTGGGAACTCGGCATGATGGCCACCTTCTCCGGCGTCGTCCCGCGCTTCGTGCCCGCCCCGCGCGGCGTGCCCGACCCGGACGACGTGCGCCGCGCCATCCGCCGCAGCATCCACCAGTCACCGAGCGGCATGATCTCCCTGGAAGACACGCACAACAAGGCGGGCGGCACCGTCCTCCCGCTCGAAGTGCTCGCAGGCGTGCGCGACGTCGCCGAGCAGGAAGGCCTGCCGCTGCACCTCGACGGGGCCCGCATGATGAACGCCGCCGCCGCGCAGGGCGTCCGGCCGAGCGACATCGCCCGGCACTTCCACAGCGTCAGCCTGTGCCTCAGCAAGGGCCTCGGCGCGCCCGTCGGCAGCGTCCTCCTCGGCAGCCGCGACTTCATCGGCGCCGCGCACCGCTACCGCAAGATGATGGGCGGCGGCATGCGCCAGGCAGGCATCCTCGCCGCCGCCGGCCTCATCGCGCTGCGCGAAGGTCCCGCCCTCCTCCAGGAAGACCACCGCCGCGCCCGCGAACTCGCCGTCACCCTCAAGGAAGCCGGGTACGACGTGGACCTCGAAACCGTGCAGACCAACATGATCTACGCGACCCTCCCCGACGCGCAGACCCGCGTGAACGCCTGGGCCGCACGCGGCCTCCTCGCGAGCGCCCTCGACCACGACCGCGTCCGCTTCGTGCTGCACCACCAGATCACCGACGACCTCCTCGCCCACGCGCAGGACATCATCCGCAGCTGA
- a CDS encoding sugar ABC transporter substrate-binding protein, whose amino-acid sequence MKKALMVLSLALMGNAGAATLTVWTHFGDAELPWLKAQTAAYTKATGNAVNIVSVPFDQIPDKFIQSAPKGQGPDIVVSLPQDRLGQLAAAGVIEPMDKYVTSKTDLDKTALSAMTYNGKLFGLPMFAEAVAVVYNKKLVPTVPTTWDGFIKAAQANTGNGKFGFLVDLSNAYMNYGVFSAYGSYVFKNTGGTLNPKDVGLANAGADKAVSLLNDLRYKYNLIPEGVDGGVAKSAFTDGRLAMLLTGPWDMGDIKKAGIDYGIANLPTPPGATGKWSPFVGVQGVMMNAYGKNKVASAQLAKALVSSAAQISFNKAGGRIPASLSARVSLKSDKVVVGFGKAISAGTPMPNIPQMGAVWGPWSNAVAQSVQKPNANYSGILDSAVKEINSNIK is encoded by the coding sequence ATGAAGAAAGCACTGATGGTCCTCTCCCTCGCCCTGATGGGCAATGCCGGCGCCGCCACCCTCACCGTGTGGACGCACTTCGGCGACGCGGAACTCCCCTGGCTCAAGGCGCAGACCGCCGCGTACACCAAGGCGACCGGCAACGCCGTGAACATCGTCTCCGTGCCCTTCGACCAGATCCCCGACAAGTTCATCCAGTCGGCCCCCAAGGGCCAGGGTCCCGACATCGTCGTGTCCCTCCCGCAGGACCGCCTCGGTCAGCTCGCCGCTGCCGGCGTGATCGAGCCGATGGACAAGTACGTGACGAGCAAGACCGACCTCGACAAGACGGCCCTGAGCGCCATGACGTACAACGGCAAGCTCTTCGGCCTCCCCATGTTCGCCGAAGCGGTCGCCGTCGTGTACAACAAGAAGCTCGTCCCGACCGTTCCCACCACCTGGGACGGCTTCATCAAGGCCGCGCAGGCGAACACCGGCAACGGCAAGTTCGGCTTCCTGGTGGACCTCAGCAACGCCTACATGAACTACGGCGTGTTCAGCGCGTACGGCAGTTACGTCTTCAAGAACACCGGCGGCACCCTCAACCCGAAGGACGTGGGCCTCGCGAACGCGGGCGCCGACAAGGCCGTGTCCCTGCTGAACGACCTGCGCTACAAGTACAACCTGATCCCCGAAGGCGTGGACGGCGGCGTCGCCAAGAGTGCCTTCACGGACGGTCGCCTCGCCATGCTGCTCACCGGTCCCTGGGACATGGGTGACATCAAGAAGGCCGGCATCGACTACGGCATCGCGAACCTCCCCACCCCTCCCGGCGCGACCGGCAAGTGGAGCCCCTTCGTGGGCGTGCAGGGCGTCATGATGAACGCCTACGGCAAGAACAAGGTCGCGTCCGCGCAGCTCGCCAAGGCCCTCGTCAGCAGCGCCGCGCAGATCAGCTTCAACAAGGCGGGCGGCCGCATCCCCGCCAGCCTCAGCGCCCGCGTGAGCCTCAAGTCCGACAAGGTCGTGGTGGGCTTCGGCAAGGCCATCAGCGCCGGGACGCCCATGCCGAACATCCCGCAGATGGGCGCCGTGTGGGGCCCCTGGAGCAACGCCGTCGCGCAGAGCGTCCAGAAGCCCAACGCCAACTACAGCGGCATCCTCGACAGCGCCGTCAAGGAAATCAACAGCAACATCAAGTGA
- a CDS encoding fumarylacetoacetate hydrolase family protein, translated as MRIIRGRTGTRTVWGEVEGDTVHVTAGMRGERTGETVPFADVTLLAPAEGGKVVCVGRNYLDHIRELGNDKGDLPTEPGIFLKGANALAEPDGTVAYPDWTENFHYEGELALVIGTRARHLTPQNALAHVAGFTCANDLTARDRQKTDLQWFRAKAADRFCPLGPWLVPDLDPADLRVQTRVNGETRQDGRTSSMIFPVVDVLVYLTRFVTLEPGDVVLTGTPEGVGPVQPGDTVEVEVEGVGVLRTRIGPVA; from the coding sequence ATGCGAATCATCAGGGGCAGGACCGGCACCCGCACCGTGTGGGGCGAAGTGGAGGGCGACACCGTGCACGTCACGGCAGGCATGCGCGGCGAACGGACGGGGGAGACCGTCCCCTTCGCGGACGTGACGCTGCTCGCACCGGCCGAGGGCGGCAAGGTCGTCTGCGTCGGGCGCAACTACCTGGACCACATCCGCGAACTGGGCAACGACAAGGGCGACCTGCCGACCGAGCCGGGCATCTTCCTGAAAGGCGCGAACGCGCTCGCCGAGCCAGACGGCACGGTCGCGTACCCCGACTGGACCGAAAACTTCCACTACGAGGGAGAGCTCGCCCTCGTGATCGGCACGCGCGCCCGGCACCTCACGCCGCAGAACGCGCTCGCGCACGTGGCAGGCTTCACGTGCGCGAACGACCTCACGGCCCGCGACCGGCAGAAGACGGACCTGCAGTGGTTTCGCGCGAAGGCCGCCGACCGCTTCTGCCCGCTCGGCCCGTGGCTCGTCCCGGACCTCGACCCCGCCGACCTGCGCGTGCAGACGCGCGTGAACGGCGAGACGCGCCAGGACGGCCGCACCAGCAGCATGATCTTCCCGGTGGTGGACGTGCTCGTGTACCTGACGCGCTTCGTGACGCTCGAACCAGGCGACGTGGTCCTCACCGGCACGCCCGAAGGGGTCGGGCCCGTGCAGCCGGGCGACACGGTGGAGGTCGAGGTGGAAGGCGTGGGCGTGCTCCGCACCCGGATCGGCCCCGTCGCCTGA
- the truB gene encoding tRNA pseudouridine(55) synthase TruB, whose protein sequence is MPVYVTDKPLRLTSHDVVARARRALHTRRVGHTGTLDPLATGVLVLCAEDSTKLVQFMEHDTKDYLAWISLGAGTPTLDAEGPVSEERPVPTLDHPGVQATLDTFLGPQMQVPPQYSAIQVNGQRAYAAARAGEHIDLPARPVQLHELTLLGLHATTDAAPHTFSPDADGRWHPDPAGQTFTLPPTLGDHPTLLVWARVGSGTYIRSLARDIGAALGTTAHLSGLVRTRAGRFGLQDAVQLTDLEGAAGLDDLAALDLPTIPATPDLALKLRQGKRPAWQDTGRFLVTLDGALVAVADGDGHTLKVVRAWN, encoded by the coding sequence ATGCCCGTGTACGTCACCGACAAACCGCTCCGCCTCACCTCACACGACGTGGTCGCCCGCGCCCGCCGCGCCCTCCACACCCGCCGCGTCGGACACACGGGCACCCTCGACCCGCTCGCCACCGGCGTCCTCGTGCTGTGCGCAGAGGACAGCACCAAACTCGTGCAGTTCATGGAGCACGACACCAAGGACTACCTCGCCTGGATCAGCCTCGGCGCGGGCACCCCCACCCTCGACGCCGAAGGTCCCGTCAGCGAGGAACGCCCCGTCCCCACCCTCGACCATCCGGGCGTGCAGGCTACGCTCGACACCTTCCTCGGCCCGCAGATGCAGGTCCCGCCCCAGTACAGCGCCATCCAGGTGAACGGCCAGCGCGCCTACGCCGCAGCCCGCGCAGGCGAACACATCGACCTGCCCGCACGGCCCGTCCAGCTGCACGAACTGACCCTGCTCGGCCTGCACGCCACGACGGACGCCGCCCCGCACACCTTCTCGCCGGACGCGGACGGACGCTGGCACCCGGACCCCGCAGGGCAGACCTTCACCCTCCCGCCCACCCTCGGCGACCACCCCACGCTGCTCGTCTGGGCACGCGTCGGCAGCGGCACGTACATCCGCTCCCTGGCACGCGACATCGGCGCGGCCCTCGGCACCACGGCGCACCTGTCCGGACTGGTCCGCACCCGCGCAGGCCGCTTCGGACTGCAGGACGCCGTCCAGCTGACCGACCTGGAAGGCGCCGCGGGCCTGGATGACCTCGCCGCCCTCGACCTCCCCACCATCCCCGCCACGCCCGACCTGGCCCTCAAGCTCCGGCAGGGCAAACGGCCCGCCTGGCAGGACACCGGCCGCTTCCTCGTGACGCTGGACGGCGCCCTCGTCGCCGTGGCCGACGGGGACGGCCACACCCTGAAAGTCGTGCGCGCCTGGAACTGA
- a CDS encoding alpha/beta fold hydrolase, producing the protein MPTQLLNVGDTRLFADLRGPEHLPPLIVLHGGPGLDHHEFADYLDPLTDTVRLVLLDMRAQGESDRDAPQDTWTLPQMAADVSAVARALGATRYAVLGHSYGSFVALQHAVTEPGAAAASIVCCGVPSSRYLDDIPARLEAFEPESLREVVRASWADEVNVRTEAQFEQLMVDQMPWHFADPNDARIQEYARRSAGRYAPDVLRVFSAAGYGGLEVEDRLQAVTSPTLVLAGRFDRTCPPEASEATAAGVPGAQLHVFEQSGHMPFVEQPQEFLTVVRDFLRAALPEHA; encoded by the coding sequence ATGCCCACGCAACTGCTGAACGTCGGTGATACCCGTCTCTTCGCGGATCTCCGGGGCCCGGAGCACCTGCCGCCGCTGATCGTGCTGCACGGCGGTCCCGGCCTCGACCATCACGAGTTCGCCGACTACCTCGACCCGCTCACCGACACGGTGCGGCTGGTGCTGCTGGACATGCGCGCGCAGGGCGAGAGTGACCGCGACGCGCCGCAGGACACGTGGACGCTGCCGCAGATGGCGGCCGACGTGAGCGCGGTGGCGCGCGCGCTGGGAGCGACGCGGTACGCGGTGCTGGGTCACTCGTACGGGTCGTTCGTGGCGCTGCAGCACGCGGTGACGGAGCCGGGCGCGGCGGCGGCGAGCATCGTGTGCTGCGGCGTGCCGTCGAGCCGGTACCTGGACGACATTCCCGCGCGGCTGGAGGCGTTCGAGCCGGAGTCGCTGCGGGAGGTGGTGCGGGCGTCGTGGGCGGACGAGGTGAACGTGCGGACGGAAGCGCAGTTCGAGCAGCTGATGGTGGATCAGATGCCGTGGCACTTCGCCGACCCGAACGACGCGCGCATTCAGGAGTACGCGCGGCGCAGCGCGGGCCGGTACGCGCCGGACGTGCTGCGGGTGTTCTCGGCGGCGGGGTACGGCGGCCTGGAGGTGGAGGACCGCCTGCAGGCCGTGACGTCGCCCACGCTGGTCCTGGCGGGCCGATTCGACCGGACATGTCCGCCGGAGGCGTCCGAGGCGACCGCGGCAGGCGTGCCGGGCGCGCAGCTGCACGTGTTCGAGCAGAGCGGGCACATGCCGTTCGTGGAGCAGCCGCAGGAGTTCCTGACGGTCGTGCGCGACTTCCTGCGCGCCGCGCTGCCCGAACACGCCTGA
- a CDS encoding 23S rRNA (cytosine(2499)-C(5))-methyltransferase produces MTQTPPPTTPRLRLKVTPAAQQHLRAGHPWLYESSVKSQNRPGTAGELGIVLDRQDRFLAIGLYDPTSPLRLRALHVGPPVTIDEAWWASHLDTALALRDGLFDETTDGYRLINGESDRWPGLVLDRYAQTLVLKLYTAAWFPHLQMVLNLLQERFPDYAVTLRLSRNIQDAARALDLHDGQVVQGHMDGDIVIFSESGLKFEADVVKGQKTGFFLDQRENRRRVEALSQGRRVLNAFSFTGGFSLYAARGGATSVVSLDLSQHALAGAKHNFALNPQLGKVGHQTVQDDVFEWLQQDQGTFGLIVLDPPSLARRESERAAAISAYGTLAEDALKMLGRGGILVAASCSAHVSEREFYAAVRGAVQRSGRGSVELETSAHAPDHHATFAEAEYLKAIFIQVF; encoded by the coding sequence ATGACCCAGACTCCGCCCCCCACCACCCCGAGGCTGCGCCTCAAAGTCACGCCCGCAGCCCAGCAGCACCTGAGGGCCGGACACCCCTGGCTCTACGAAAGCAGCGTCAAAAGCCAGAACCGCCCGGGCACGGCCGGTGAACTCGGCATCGTCCTCGACCGCCAGGACCGTTTTCTCGCCATCGGCCTGTACGACCCCACCTCACCGCTCCGCCTGCGCGCCCTGCACGTCGGCCCGCCCGTCACCATCGACGAAGCCTGGTGGGCCAGCCACCTCGACACGGCGCTCGCCCTGCGCGACGGCCTGTTCGACGAGACCACCGACGGCTACCGCCTCATCAACGGCGAGAGCGACCGCTGGCCCGGACTGGTCCTCGACCGCTACGCCCAGACGCTGGTCCTCAAGCTGTACACCGCCGCGTGGTTCCCCCACCTGCAGATGGTGCTGAACCTGCTGCAGGAACGCTTCCCCGACTACGCCGTCACGCTGCGGCTCAGCCGCAACATCCAGGATGCCGCCAGAGCACTCGACCTGCACGACGGTCAGGTCGTCCAGGGCCACATGGACGGCGACATCGTCATCTTCAGCGAATCGGGCCTGAAATTCGAGGCCGACGTGGTCAAAGGCCAGAAGACCGGCTTCTTCCTCGACCAGCGCGAGAACCGCCGCCGCGTCGAAGCCCTCTCGCAGGGACGGCGCGTCCTCAACGCCTTCAGCTTCACCGGAGGCTTCTCGCTGTACGCGGCGCGTGGCGGGGCGACCTCGGTGGTCAGCCTCGACCTGAGCCAGCACGCGCTCGCCGGGGCCAAGCACAACTTCGCGCTCAACCCCCAACTCGGCAAGGTCGGCCACCAGACGGTACAGGACGACGTGTTCGAATGGCTGCAGCAGGACCAGGGCACCTTCGGCCTGATCGTGCTCGACCCGCCCTCACTGGCCCGCCGCGAAAGCGAACGCGCCGCCGCCATCTCCGCCTACGGTACGCTGGCCGAAGACGCCCTGAAGATGCTCGGCAGGGGCGGCATCCTGGTGGCGGCGTCCTGCTCGGCACACGTCAGCGAACGCGAGTTCTACGCAGCGGTGCGCGGAGCGGTGCAGCGCAGCGGGCGCGGCAGCGTGGAACTCGAAACGTCGGCCCACGCGCCGGACCACCACGCCACCTTCGCCGAAGCCGAATACCTGAAGGCCATTTTCATTCAGGTGTTCTGA
- a CDS encoding 2'-5' RNA ligase family protein: MTNGPLYGLVAWPCPELDGWLRALQARLNVRAYGEPHLNLRAPFPADVPEETLVHDLRALLSGVPAFEVHVSGWRYFPGIVFLECTLGPDLAALHDHVLALPSAPPQPYDQKAYIPHLTLALGVLPWAQPTLEATLAPLVPPVQHFEVSALSLTVEAGGEVREVHTFPLTAPTPHPH, translated from the coding sequence ATGACGAACGGGCCGCTGTACGGCCTCGTCGCCTGGCCCTGCCCCGAACTCGACGGCTGGCTGCGCGCCCTGCAGGCCCGACTGAACGTCCGCGCGTACGGCGAGCCGCACCTGAACCTCCGCGCGCCCTTCCCCGCCGACGTGCCCGAGGAGACGCTCGTGCACGACCTGCGCGCCCTGCTGTCCGGCGTTCCGGCCTTCGAGGTGCACGTGAGCGGCTGGCGGTACTTTCCGGGCATCGTGTTCCTGGAGTGCACCCTTGGGCCGGACCTGGCGGCCCTGCACGACCACGTGCTGGCGCTCCCGTCCGCACCGCCGCAACCGTACGACCAGAAGGCGTACATTCCGCACCTCACGCTCGCGCTCGGCGTGCTCCCGTGGGCGCAACCCACCCTGGAAGCCACGCTCGCCCCGCTCGTGCCGCCCGTGCAGCACTTCGAGGTGTCGGCCCTGAGCCTCACGGTCGAGGCGGGCGGCGAGGTGCGCGAGGTGCACACCTTCCCGCTCACCGCGCCCACCCCGCACCCCCACTGA
- a CDS encoding ABC transporter permease subunit — translation MTAAVPQDRRAQRLVPPQGPLGILAAIGILIAALGGAALIGWLVSGLISQSYPTAPSYLILIITVPLMLITLLIALRLFPWIQSWYYLVPALVFLAAFTILPIVLTISYAFTNYSGVNSGYGDTSVKTPVSINADRTTITFKSLPEGAKDLPGFLGCAQATCSNETVVLYDEDAAVPVNARITGVDGLSVRLAMPVADTFKVTDGTRLNAIRQVGLANFREIFSRASNELVPVFVWTVVFAFSTVALNAAAGLILGVLLYNKRLKGRNVYRTLLFLPWAIPSVITIQMWVALFNQQFGVVNKTLGLLGVSAVPWLTDPLWAKITILLVNLWLGFPYMMTATISALSTISDDLYEAASIDGASRWQQIVNITLPLLRNSFTPILLSGFAFNFNNFGVIYLLTAGGPSVPGRTSTAGATDILLSWGYNTAFASSGGQNYSMASAIAMIVFFLTLGISLLNFKAAGVFEEARK, via the coding sequence ATGACGGCCGCCGTCCCGCAAGACCGCCGCGCTCAGCGGCTCGTTCCGCCGCAGGGCCCGCTCGGCATTCTCGCCGCGATCGGCATCCTGATCGCCGCGCTGGGCGGCGCAGCCCTCATCGGCTGGCTCGTCAGCGGCCTGATCTCGCAGAGCTACCCGACCGCACCGTCGTACCTGATCCTCATCATCACGGTGCCGCTCATGCTGATCACGCTCCTGATCGCACTGCGGCTCTTCCCGTGGATTCAGAGCTGGTACTACCTCGTCCCGGCACTCGTGTTCCTGGCGGCCTTCACGATCCTGCCGATCGTGCTGACCATCAGCTACGCGTTCACCAACTACTCCGGCGTGAACAGCGGCTACGGCGACACCAGCGTCAAAACGCCCGTCAGCATCAACGCCGACCGCACCACCATCACCTTCAAGTCCCTGCCCGAGGGAGCCAAGGACCTGCCGGGCTTCCTGGGCTGCGCGCAGGCCACCTGCAGCAACGAAACGGTCGTGCTGTACGACGAGGACGCCGCCGTGCCCGTCAACGCCCGCATCACGGGCGTGGACGGCCTGAGCGTACGCCTCGCCATGCCGGTCGCCGACACTTTCAAGGTCACGGACGGCACGCGCCTGAACGCCATCCGGCAGGTGGGCCTCGCGAACTTCCGTGAGATCTTCTCGCGCGCCAGCAACGAACTCGTGCCGGTGTTCGTGTGGACGGTCGTGTTCGCGTTCAGCACTGTCGCCCTGAACGCCGCCGCGGGCCTCATCCTGGGCGTGCTGCTGTACAACAAGCGCCTCAAGGGCCGCAACGTGTACCGCACGCTGCTGTTCCTGCCGTGGGCCATCCCCAGCGTCATCACCATCCAGATGTGGGTGGCGCTCTTCAACCAGCAGTTCGGGGTCGTCAACAAGACGCTCGGCCTGCTCGGCGTGTCGGCCGTCCCGTGGCTCACCGACCCCCTCTGGGCCAAGATCACGATCCTGCTCGTGAACCTGTGGCTCGGCTTCCCGTACATGATGACGGCCACCATCTCGGCCCTCAGCACCATCAGCGACGACCTGTACGAAGCGGCCAGCATCGACGGCGCGAGCCGCTGGCAGCAGATCGTGAACATCACCCTGCCGCTGCTGCGCAACTCCTTCACGCCGATCCTGCTGTCCGGCTTCGCCTTCAACTTCAACAACTTCGGCGTGATCTACCTGCTCACGGCGGGCGGGCCGAGCGTGCCGGGCCGCACCAGCACGGCAGGCGCGACCGACATCCTGCTGTCGTGGGGCTACAACACGGCCTTCGCGTCCAGCGGCGGGCAGAACTACTCCATGGCGAGCGCCATCGCCATGATCGTGTTCTTCCTGACGCTCGGCATCAGCCTGCTGAACTTCAAGGCGGCCGGCGTGTTCGAGGAGGCCCGCAAATGA